The following proteins come from a genomic window of Pyxidicoccus sp. MSG2:
- the fruA gene encoding response regulator transcription factor FruA, with amino-acid sequence MATSNQAAIRVSILEGPWAAWQGLADGLRGEGVQVSSVTRDVRLFLDGLGTDPPQVAVMDVEGDSEAAVGCSVTEGINLLREARKRRLEVRMLLLSAVSQPEIISQCFDEGASGYLFRAGLGTTAVASAIQSLVRGERLFPVQLLRNDFEHPPVTSPTASVLLALTQREREVLAYVAGGADNLKIAAHLQIAERTVKSHVTQLYRKLGAENRTQLALRACHLGVRPPPDL; translated from the coding sequence ATGGCAACATCCAATCAAGCAGCGATTCGTGTATCTATTCTCGAGGGACCGTGGGCGGCCTGGCAGGGCCTTGCCGATGGTCTCCGCGGAGAAGGCGTGCAGGTGTCCTCGGTGACGAGGGACGTGCGCCTCTTCCTCGATGGCCTGGGAACCGATCCGCCACAGGTGGCGGTGATGGACGTGGAGGGTGACAGCGAGGCGGCTGTCGGTTGCTCCGTCACGGAGGGCATCAACCTCCTGCGGGAGGCGCGCAAGCGCCGCCTGGAGGTCCGGATGCTGTTGCTCTCCGCGGTGAGTCAGCCGGAGATCATCTCGCAGTGCTTCGACGAGGGAGCCTCCGGCTACCTCTTCCGCGCGGGGCTCGGCACCACGGCCGTGGCCTCCGCCATCCAGTCCCTGGTGCGAGGCGAGCGGTTGTTCCCGGTGCAGCTGCTGCGGAACGACTTCGAGCATCCGCCCGTCACTTCGCCCACCGCGAGCGTGCTGCTGGCGCTCACGCAGCGGGAGCGCGAGGTGCTGGCGTACGTGGCGGGAGGCGCGGACAACCTGAAGATTGCCGCGCACCTCCAGATTGCCGAGCGCACCGTGAAGTCCCACGTCACCCAGCTCTACCGGAAGCTGGGGGCGGAGAACCGCACGCAGCTGGCGCTGCGCGCGTGCCACCTGGGCGTCCGCCCACCGCCGGACCTCTGA
- a CDS encoding MbtH family protein, giving the protein MADEREDTTIYKVVVNHEEQYSIWPADRENALGWKDAGKQGPKAECLEYIKQVWTDMRPLSLRKKMEEQAQLKN; this is encoded by the coding sequence ATGGCGGATGAGCGCGAAGATACGACTATCTACAAGGTCGTCGTGAACCACGAAGAGCAGTACTCCATCTGGCCGGCGGACCGCGAGAACGCGCTCGGCTGGAAGGACGCGGGCAAGCAGGGCCCGAAGGCCGAGTGCCTCGAGTACATCAAGCAGGTCTGGACGGACATGCGTCCCCTGAGCCTCCGCAAGAAGATGGAGGAGCAGGCGCAGCTGAAGAACTGA